One Gloeobacter morelensis MG652769 DNA window includes the following coding sequences:
- a CDS encoding sirohydrochlorin chelatase, producing the protein MNSALSTPTTVFLCGHGSSDRRSCLAFGELVERFRRYSNFRIVSGTLEFSERLLDEQIALQVAPGHRFVLLPLFLAPGMHVEEDLAEALRRARRAHPQVNFLRTPSLGEHESMEAILSERVRRLAGRTDEHTAVVILAHGSRREEANRLVQDIADGVWENLGGPLVTAAFWKVQPDLRHTLRELVHPSIRRVLILPYFLFEGGMTDRITWEVERLANEFPKFDLQLDTVLGPDNHLLPLMQDLVEKTLESAFAVA; encoded by the coding sequence ATGAACTCAGCACTTTCGACGCCGACGACGGTTTTTTTGTGTGGCCACGGCAGCTCCGACCGGCGCTCCTGTCTTGCCTTTGGTGAGCTGGTCGAGCGCTTCCGGCGCTACTCCAATTTTCGGATCGTCTCGGGGACGCTCGAATTTTCGGAGCGGCTGCTCGATGAGCAAATTGCCCTGCAGGTTGCGCCGGGTCACCGGTTTGTGCTGTTGCCGCTGTTTTTGGCCCCGGGGATGCACGTCGAGGAGGATCTGGCCGAAGCGCTCCGCCGTGCGCGCCGCGCCCATCCGCAGGTGAACTTTCTGCGCACCCCTTCGCTGGGCGAGCACGAATCGATGGAGGCGATCTTGAGCGAGCGGGTCCGCCGCCTGGCCGGACGCACCGACGAGCACACCGCCGTGGTGATCCTTGCCCACGGCAGCCGCCGCGAGGAGGCCAACCGTCTGGTGCAGGACATCGCCGACGGCGTCTGGGAGAACCTGGGCGGCCCCCTGGTGACCGCCGCCTTCTGGAAAGTGCAGCCCGATTTGCGCCACACGCTGCGCGAACTGGTGCACCCTTCGATCCGGCGGGTGTTGATATTGCCCTATTTTTTGTTTGAAGGCGGTATGACCGACCGCATCACCTGGGAAGTCGAACGACTCGCAAACGAATTTCCCAAATTTGACCTGCAACTGGATACAGTGTTGGGACCGGATAATCACCTGCTGCCGCTGATGCAGGATCTGGTGGAAAAGACGCTGGAGTCCGCTTTTGCCGTTGCCTAG
- the cobA gene encoding uroporphyrinogen-III C-methyltransferase, with protein MPLPRGKVYLVGAGPGDPGLLTVRGKTLIEHCDAIVYDALVSPEILALIPAHTERLYAGKRSGRHSLTQDEITEQLIALVERHASVVRLKGGDPFIFGRGGEEVAALRAAGVAVEVVPGITAGIAAAACAGIPLTHRDMSASVAFVTGHEAVETYRPEIRWGELARGAETLVIYMGVLQIESIVERLLAAGRAPETPVALIRWGTTPRQQVLTGILDTIAQRVREADFEPPAVIVVGEVARLAYSD; from the coding sequence TTGCCGTTGCCTAGAGGAAAAGTCTACCTGGTGGGGGCCGGACCGGGGGATCCTGGACTTTTGACCGTGCGCGGCAAGACCCTCATTGAGCATTGCGACGCGATTGTGTACGACGCGCTGGTCAGCCCTGAAATTCTGGCGCTCATCCCGGCGCATACCGAGCGCCTCTACGCGGGAAAGCGCTCCGGGCGTCACTCGCTGACGCAAGACGAGATCACCGAGCAGCTCATCGCCCTGGTGGAGCGGCACGCGAGCGTGGTCCGCCTCAAAGGCGGCGATCCGTTCATCTTTGGTCGGGGGGGCGAGGAAGTCGCCGCCCTGCGCGCCGCCGGTGTCGCAGTCGAAGTGGTCCCCGGCATCACCGCCGGCATCGCCGCTGCGGCCTGCGCGGGCATTCCCCTCACCCACCGCGACATGAGCGCCTCGGTGGCCTTTGTCACCGGCCACGAGGCCGTCGAGACCTACCGTCCGGAGATTCGCTGGGGGGAGTTGGCCCGGGGGGCTGAGACGCTGGTGATCTATATGGGCGTGCTGCAGATTGAATCGATCGTCGAGCGGCTGCTGGCGGCGGGACGCGCCCCCGAGACGCCCGTGGCGCTGATTCGCTGGGGAACGACGCCCCGCCAGCAGGTGCTCACCGGTATTCTCGATACGATCGCCCAGCGGGTGCGCGAAGCCGATTTCGAGCCTCCGGCGGTGATAGTCGTGGGCGAGGTGGCCAGGTTGGCTTACTCGGATTGA